The Neorhodopirellula lusitana genome contains a region encoding:
- a CDS encoding sporulation stage II, protein E, translating to MSTPPPSYLKVLRPDRDVDSADDQKSPLTATRSSHASHSKSARANDQVVEGFWQAYSDATGIRIDAGSSSKLAAASSQLDTATPETTSDTDRTTPVALSVAAAQELGKAAQELADQLKSQQELVRSQQVELAARAAVLGSHRSRLALGDQIDQVLSDAVSATGTSSAAIYMLDELTEQLSTRFVYGLSPVQRLGTSRPLRGARIDLESMIQGVVAVDDLNAGSRDLYRAPEMADSGICVCLGDVDLPIGTLWLFGDEAQEFTNMQTASARLAAALVSNLLETAGVAGGSGTTHLSVAEPDADTEVDTATEEIPGETFAQIRELDEVRMGEFSDNVAVSPQANPSPATTSATTNQWSSELSNWQHDTLPLGQQLAPEWSVDGMIESPLSIAQSWHHWDVLPDGVMTMAMCQQPAGDITESQESIINLTSTLDATVARAALQAHTAYRHSPGDAVMRILDTLLQVRDGAIDDTGQPNMSLFYAHVDPDTGHACIASVGDWSTLVVSKYGFRPVGMSRAGDVRPNEFMGRQTAAIRETMLQPGEVLLVTGREWMGTRPDTSMSRDSRNQSAQNRIGAAIQQALREGERSPLSAIRRLLASSALTCERTAMSLHYLDNLAD from the coding sequence GTGTCCACTCCCCCACCAAGCTACCTCAAAGTCCTGCGTCCAGATCGTGACGTGGACTCCGCCGACGACCAGAAATCGCCCCTCACCGCGACACGTTCATCGCATGCGAGTCACTCGAAGTCTGCACGGGCGAACGACCAAGTCGTCGAAGGTTTCTGGCAGGCGTACTCCGACGCAACCGGCATTCGAATCGACGCAGGCTCATCATCCAAGCTTGCCGCAGCCTCGTCGCAGCTCGACACTGCAACGCCGGAAACGACCTCCGATACCGATCGCACCACTCCGGTAGCGTTGTCGGTAGCGGCGGCCCAAGAGCTAGGGAAAGCGGCCCAGGAACTAGCCGATCAACTCAAAAGCCAACAAGAACTGGTAAGGTCCCAACAGGTCGAGCTTGCTGCCCGAGCAGCTGTGCTAGGCAGCCACCGCAGTCGACTCGCCCTGGGCGATCAAATCGACCAAGTGCTTTCCGATGCCGTGTCCGCGACAGGCACCAGTTCGGCGGCCATTTACATGCTGGACGAATTGACGGAGCAACTTTCGACCCGCTTCGTCTACGGCCTTTCTCCAGTGCAACGTTTAGGAACCAGCCGTCCTTTGCGAGGCGCCCGAATTGATTTGGAATCCATGATTCAAGGTGTGGTGGCCGTTGATGATCTGAACGCCGGATCGCGGGACCTGTACCGAGCCCCAGAGATGGCTGACTCAGGAATCTGTGTGTGCTTAGGAGACGTCGACCTTCCCATTGGAACCCTCTGGTTATTCGGCGACGAAGCCCAAGAATTCACCAACATGCAAACCGCATCGGCGCGTCTTGCTGCAGCCCTGGTGTCCAATCTGCTTGAAACGGCTGGTGTCGCTGGCGGATCCGGCACAACGCACTTGAGCGTTGCCGAGCCAGACGCCGATACAGAAGTGGACACAGCCACTGAAGAGATTCCCGGCGAGACGTTTGCCCAAATCCGGGAACTGGACGAGGTTCGGATGGGAGAGTTTTCCGACAACGTCGCAGTATCCCCACAAGCCAACCCTTCCCCAGCGACCACCAGTGCAACGACCAATCAATGGTCGTCGGAATTGTCCAACTGGCAACACGACACCCTGCCGCTCGGTCAACAACTGGCACCCGAGTGGTCGGTTGATGGCATGATTGAATCACCACTTTCGATCGCTCAAAGCTGGCATCACTGGGACGTGTTACCGGATGGTGTGATGACGATGGCGATGTGCCAACAACCCGCAGGCGACATCACTGAAAGCCAAGAATCGATCATTAACTTGACGTCCACGCTTGACGCCACCGTCGCTCGAGCCGCATTGCAAGCTCACACCGCGTATCGCCATTCGCCCGGCGACGCCGTCATGCGAATCCTCGATACCTTGTTACAGGTACGCGACGGAGCGATTGATGACACCGGTCAACCCAACATGTCGTTGTTCTATGCCCATGTGGATCCCGACACCGGGCACGCCTGCATCGCATCGGTTGGCGATTGGTCCACCCTGGTCGTTTCCAAATACGGCTTCCGGCCTGTGGGCATGAGTCGAGCAGGCGATGTTCGCCCTAACGAGTTCATGGGCCGCCAAACGGCTGCCATTCGCGAAACCATGTTGCAGCCCGGTGAAGTCCTGTTGGTGACCGGACGCGAATGGATGGGAACCCGCCCCGACACATCGATGTCTCGCGATAGCCGCAACCAATCAGCTCAAAACCGAATCGGGGCCGCTATTCAGCAAGCACTGCGGGAAGGTGAACGCAGTCCGTTGTCCGCAATTCGGCGACTATTGGCTTCGTCTGCATTGACGTGCGAGCGAACAGCCATGTCACTTCACTACCTCGACAACTTGGCTGACTGA
- a CDS encoding efflux RND transporter permease subunit: protein MIAQLAKRFFDDSRLLVLILLLILVAGLSSLAVLPRMEDPVLARRVAIINTRLPGADAKRVETLVTENVENHLRDIEEIKELRSNSRIGISTVTIELRDDITETDTVWSRVRSRMDDATADLPAAATRPHLEELEVRAYALIVGVKWVGLDTTTLPGKTSTNFDARVLRRLAIELQDQLQNLPGTDLVDRLGDPGEEIEVRVNPQRAAALGIAPADVAARLRSYDAKGTAGVLRDATSQILMSVDNQLEAISQIDAVPVAGTSGRDVRLDEIAEVRSGTPNPPERAASLDGDPAVVLGAMVRPAYRIDRWTEAADVLMADFERTLPQGIELDTILRQNDYVNNRLRSLASNLFLGAMAVTGVIWLLMGFRSALIVTLTLPLASLVVLFALRMFGIPIHQMSVTGLIIALGLLIDNSIVMVDEVQSRLREGMSPVAAMSQSISHLAVPLFGSTLTTALAFAPIALMPGPAGEFVGAIAISVIFAIFSSLFLAMSVIPTVAAKVLSKHLDTSPNAHSGIRIAWLTNGFEALLRHCVLHPWRGVGISLLFPFLGFLFAPLLQEQFFPASGRDQFYITVEGASTNSIEQTRRTANRVDLITRETGAERVDWFYGESAPQFYYNVIASRKGIPSFAQGLVKLPDGTDPLPIIQKLQKRLDREVLSSRVLVKQLEQGPPFAAPIEVRLFGPDLDLLRTLGEDVRARLSRMPEVTAVRTNLSDVLPQVRFAVNEASAVQAGISPAEVASQLAMALEGQSGGSILQDNEEIPIVVRVAGEDRGNLARIENVDILLPNQDNSSSGSLSGRSRASRVTPLSAIAKVKLEPQPASLPRLNRMRMNEVAAYLEAGILPSVVQSRIESELAGWETTLPAGYSMAYGGEASKRDDAMGNLFSTAGVLAVLMLATLVLSFGSFRMAGIIAMVAAMSVGLGLAALNISGYPFGFMAIIGTMGLIGVAINDSIVVLAGIRANELAVAGNVDAVVHEAMHTSRHVVATTLTTMAGFTPLILDGGGFWPPMAVSIAGGVAGATLLALLFVPCLHQWLLKRRA from the coding sequence ATGATCGCGCAATTAGCGAAGCGTTTCTTTGACGATTCTCGTTTACTTGTTCTGATCTTGCTACTCATCTTGGTGGCTGGGCTGAGCTCACTAGCCGTCTTGCCGCGAATGGAAGACCCGGTGCTCGCACGGCGTGTTGCGATCATCAACACTCGCTTGCCTGGCGCCGACGCGAAACGCGTGGAAACCCTGGTGACCGAGAATGTCGAAAATCACCTTCGTGATATTGAAGAGATCAAAGAACTGCGATCCAACAGTCGTATCGGGATCAGCACCGTCACCATTGAATTGCGTGACGACATCACCGAAACCGACACGGTCTGGTCCCGAGTCCGCAGCCGGATGGACGACGCGACCGCAGACTTGCCGGCCGCCGCCACCCGGCCTCACCTTGAAGAACTCGAAGTCCGCGCTTACGCGTTGATTGTGGGCGTGAAATGGGTCGGTCTCGACACGACCACTTTGCCTGGCAAAACGTCTACCAACTTCGATGCCAGGGTTCTGCGGCGTTTGGCGATCGAGCTACAGGATCAGTTACAAAATTTGCCGGGAACGGACCTAGTCGACCGACTCGGTGATCCGGGCGAAGAGATCGAAGTCAGGGTGAATCCCCAACGCGCGGCCGCCCTGGGCATTGCTCCCGCGGATGTCGCGGCAAGACTGCGATCTTACGACGCGAAAGGCACCGCCGGCGTCCTGCGAGATGCCACCAGCCAAATCCTCATGAGCGTTGATAACCAGCTCGAGGCAATCTCTCAAATCGACGCTGTCCCGGTCGCCGGAACCAGCGGGCGTGACGTGCGGTTGGATGAGATTGCGGAGGTGCGATCGGGAACACCGAATCCGCCCGAACGAGCCGCCTCGCTGGACGGCGATCCAGCTGTCGTGCTCGGGGCAATGGTGCGTCCAGCGTATCGCATCGACCGCTGGACTGAAGCCGCGGATGTCTTGATGGCTGACTTCGAGAGAACTCTGCCGCAAGGCATCGAACTCGACACGATCTTGCGACAGAACGACTATGTGAACAATCGCCTTCGCTCGCTGGCGTCCAACCTGTTCTTAGGCGCCATGGCGGTTACGGGCGTGATCTGGCTGTTGATGGGTTTTAGGTCGGCTTTGATCGTAACTTTAACCCTTCCCTTGGCGAGCTTAGTGGTACTGTTCGCTTTGCGGATGTTCGGCATCCCGATTCACCAAATGTCGGTGACGGGTCTGATCATCGCTTTGGGTTTGCTGATCGACAATTCGATCGTGATGGTTGACGAGGTACAAAGTCGACTTCGTGAGGGGATGTCGCCGGTCGCGGCCATGTCCCAAAGCATCTCGCACCTAGCCGTTCCGCTGTTTGGCTCCACACTGACGACCGCTTTGGCGTTCGCACCAATCGCTTTGATGCCAGGACCGGCGGGAGAGTTTGTGGGTGCGATCGCCATCAGCGTGATCTTCGCAATTTTCTCATCGTTGTTTTTAGCCATGTCCGTCATCCCAACGGTTGCGGCAAAAGTTCTATCGAAGCATCTAGACACGTCACCGAATGCACATTCAGGGATCCGGATTGCGTGGTTGACCAATGGATTCGAAGCCTTGCTACGTCATTGCGTCTTGCATCCCTGGCGAGGCGTGGGGATCTCGTTGCTGTTTCCGTTTCTCGGTTTCCTATTCGCACCGTTACTACAAGAACAGTTCTTTCCCGCCAGCGGCCGAGACCAGTTTTACATCACCGTCGAGGGAGCCTCCACCAATTCGATCGAACAAACTCGACGAACCGCAAATCGCGTTGACTTGATTACTCGCGAGACCGGAGCGGAGCGGGTTGATTGGTTTTACGGCGAGAGCGCTCCACAGTTCTATTACAACGTGATCGCAAGCCGGAAAGGCATTCCGAGTTTCGCGCAAGGACTGGTCAAACTCCCCGACGGTACCGATCCCTTACCCATTATCCAGAAGCTCCAAAAGCGACTGGACCGAGAAGTATTGTCATCTCGAGTGCTGGTGAAGCAACTTGAGCAGGGCCCCCCTTTCGCAGCCCCGATTGAAGTTCGATTGTTTGGTCCCGACCTGGACTTATTACGCACCCTCGGTGAAGACGTCCGAGCCCGTTTGAGCCGCATGCCCGAGGTGACCGCGGTGCGTACAAATTTGTCTGACGTGCTGCCTCAAGTCCGTTTCGCGGTGAATGAAGCCAGTGCGGTCCAGGCCGGTATCTCGCCCGCGGAAGTCGCCAGCCAATTGGCAATGGCGTTGGAAGGGCAAAGTGGCGGTAGCATCCTACAGGACAACGAAGAAATCCCCATCGTCGTACGAGTCGCCGGCGAAGACCGAGGCAACTTAGCTCGCATTGAAAACGTCGACATCCTCTTACCGAACCAAGACAACTCCAGTTCAGGATCACTCTCTGGCCGATCCAGGGCGAGTCGCGTGACACCCCTGTCAGCGATAGCGAAGGTCAAATTGGAACCACAACCTGCATCATTGCCGCGTCTAAATCGCATGCGAATGAATGAAGTGGCGGCCTACCTTGAAGCCGGCATCCTGCCCAGCGTCGTGCAATCCCGAATCGAATCCGAACTTGCCGGCTGGGAGACCACTTTGCCAGCGGGATACTCGATGGCCTATGGCGGTGAAGCATCCAAGCGAGACGATGCAATGGGCAACCTCTTTTCCACCGCCGGCGTGCTGGCGGTGTTGATGTTGGCCACGCTGGTCCTGTCGTTCGGATCGTTCCGCATGGCAGGGATTATCGCAATGGTCGCCGCGATGTCCGTTGGCTTAGGCTTAGCGGCACTGAACATCAGCGGGTATCCGTTTGGGTTCATGGCGATCATTGGCACCATGGGCTTGATCGGGGTCGCGATCAACGATTCCATCGTGGTGTTGGCTGGGATTCGCGCCAATGAACTAGCCGTCGCTGGCAACGTCGATGCCGTCGTGCACGAGGCCATGCACACATCCCGACACGTCGTAGCGACCACGCTGACAACGATGGCTGGCTTCACTCCATTGATTCTGGATGGGGGCGGGTTCTGGCCACCGATGGCAGTATCGATTGCGGGCGGAGTCGCGGGCGCAACCTTATTGGCGTTGTTATTCGTGCCATGTTTGCACCAGTGGTTGCTAAAACGTCGGGCCTGA
- a CDS encoding efflux RND transporter periplasmic adaptor subunit: MSIFYKLLAAIGFCILVVLLMIAGKPMFGQQDGTALPPAVARTHVRVAATGSIAAPDLQSTFRGEIRARRQSELSIRRSGLLAEVLVHEGDRVIQGEVLARLNMSDLDVREQMADAEVDAATATATEAVAGPRYQTLNAAAARVRQLKAKLNSAKNSLDRQRQLSTRQVGTAQELDEAEFMVAELEASLAASTAELEELNEGTRSEQILAAQAKREAAIASRNQLRVDRQDSQIIAPYSGVIANRFVDEGEMVSPGQPVLMLLEADPVEAHFGVPVNITAGWETGSVKTITVNDRPFQGTLVRMQPQVDSVTRTRGVDFEIAAPQGQPDLLNSIFIGQTATLNVPFAKPSSSVIQDDGKLQFWTPTNALIRGTRGLWSVYIAASDSDEDASFATIARRDVRVVQTAGPLSRVEGFVRPGEWLVTGGVQRLGPGVPVQIATQNVDNDIAPATLREPASLPTSLKRQVADP; the protein is encoded by the coding sequence GTGAGCATTTTCTACAAGTTATTGGCTGCGATTGGTTTTTGCATCCTTGTCGTGTTGCTGATGATTGCGGGCAAACCGATGTTCGGGCAACAAGACGGAACAGCCTTGCCCCCGGCAGTGGCTCGCACACACGTCCGCGTTGCAGCAACCGGCTCGATTGCTGCACCGGACTTACAGTCCACCTTTCGAGGCGAGATCCGCGCTCGCCGGCAAAGTGAGTTATCCATTCGGCGAAGCGGGTTGCTTGCTGAAGTCCTGGTTCACGAGGGCGACCGAGTAATCCAAGGTGAAGTCTTGGCTCGCTTGAACATGTCTGACTTAGACGTTCGCGAACAGATGGCCGATGCGGAAGTGGATGCCGCAACGGCGACCGCGACGGAGGCCGTTGCCGGGCCGCGTTACCAAACACTCAATGCCGCCGCCGCCCGCGTTCGTCAACTGAAAGCGAAACTGAACTCGGCCAAAAACAGTCTTGATCGACAACGACAATTGTCCACACGGCAGGTCGGAACAGCACAAGAGCTGGATGAAGCGGAGTTCATGGTGGCGGAACTGGAAGCTTCCCTCGCCGCATCAACAGCGGAACTGGAAGAGCTGAACGAAGGCACCCGATCGGAACAAATCCTAGCGGCCCAAGCCAAACGAGAAGCCGCGATCGCCTCCCGTAATCAGCTGCGTGTGGATCGCCAAGACAGTCAAATTATCGCACCGTACAGCGGAGTGATTGCCAACCGATTCGTGGACGAAGGCGAAATGGTTTCACCGGGGCAACCCGTGTTAATGTTGCTGGAAGCAGATCCCGTAGAAGCCCATTTCGGTGTCCCCGTGAACATCACCGCGGGTTGGGAAACCGGATCAGTCAAGACGATCACGGTCAACGACCGTCCATTCCAAGGAACGCTGGTTCGCATGCAACCGCAAGTGGATTCGGTCACTCGAACTCGCGGCGTTGATTTCGAGATCGCCGCCCCTCAAGGCCAGCCCGACCTACTGAACTCGATTTTCATTGGGCAAACGGCCACTCTGAATGTCCCCTTTGCTAAGCCCTCATCCTCCGTCATTCAAGACGACGGCAAGCTTCAGTTCTGGACGCCCACCAACGCACTCATCCGAGGCACTCGCGGGTTGTGGTCGGTTTACATTGCCGCGTCCGACTCGGATGAAGACGCATCGTTCGCCACGATTGCGCGTCGCGACGTGCGAGTGGTCCAGACGGCCGGCCCGTTAAGTAGGGTCGAAGGGTTCGTCCGTCCCGGCGAGTGGTTGGTGACTGGCGGAGTGCAAAGATTAGGGCCGGGCGTGCCCGTGCAGATCGCAACCCAAAACGTGGATAACGACATTGCCCCCGCCACCCTCCGAGAGCCGGCATCCCTTCCGACGTCCCTGAAACGTCAAGTGGCCGATCCATGA
- a CDS encoding TetR/AcrR family transcriptional regulator: MSATKLTPKQLEIRQRGSRILDCAFPMVCEGGLAALSMEAIAKAMNCTRGTIYNHFPNKEDVLLALATRAVQRRMRLFHYGTTLGRNSRESCAAIGIAAEVYADLMPDDFAIEQVTRHDPLWQKTSPQRRSILRRSEHLCISGVGGTIEAAIEQGHLPVPQGTHKRELIERLVFGLWSLVYGGLVLEATGRAMDTEDHPDFEPSPENELTITAPRLAIRRNCNALLDDAGWQPLYSPKQYNASVRRIRAQLIEHAETIRNATDAADEAEATS; this comes from the coding sequence ATGTCCGCAACCAAACTGACGCCCAAACAACTCGAGATTCGCCAACGCGGGTCTCGGATTCTCGATTGCGCCTTCCCCATGGTCTGTGAAGGAGGCCTGGCGGCGCTCAGCATGGAAGCGATCGCCAAGGCGATGAACTGCACCCGAGGAACGATCTACAATCACTTTCCCAACAAGGAAGACGTCTTGCTGGCTCTCGCCACCCGGGCGGTGCAGCGGCGGATGCGGCTGTTTCATTACGGAACAACGCTGGGACGCAACTCGCGTGAATCTTGTGCCGCGATTGGGATTGCAGCGGAGGTTTATGCGGACTTGATGCCGGATGATTTCGCCATCGAACAGGTCACACGACATGATCCGTTGTGGCAGAAGACTTCTCCTCAGCGTCGAAGCATTTTGCGACGATCTGAACACCTTTGCATCAGCGGTGTGGGCGGAACGATCGAGGCCGCAATTGAACAGGGCCACTTGCCAGTTCCGCAGGGAACCCACAAACGAGAGTTGATCGAGCGATTGGTGTTCGGATTATGGTCGCTGGTTTACGGCGGTCTGGTGCTAGAGGCGACCGGCCGGGCAATGGACACCGAAGACCATCCTGACTTCGAACCGAGTCCGGAAAATGAGCTGACGATCACCGCGCCACGCTTGGCGATCCGCCGCAATTGCAATGCGTTGTTGGACGATGCCGGCTGGCAACCCTTGTACAGTCCGAAACAATACAACGCCTCGGTTCGCAGAATACGGGCCCAGTTGATCGAACATGCGGAAACCATTCGAAACGCAACGGATGCAGCCGACGAAGCCGAGGCGACCTCGTGA
- a CDS encoding SDR family NAD(P)-dependent oxidoreductase has translation MTGIVVTGASSGIGRAIALRLAEGRVLTPESESENLNPGSPDQLLASEFATRMIVHYRSNRNGAEETAARVRDLGVHCHKLQADLSDSDQVSRLVEESFAHLGRVSTWVNNAGVDVLTGAAKEWSFDQKLRRLLDVDVCGTISLSRLVGDRLLKQFEQYPAEPPPNMVFVGWDQAPHGMEGDAGMMFGPVKAAVMAFANSLAQSLAPRVRVNTVAPGWIQTAWGETAQGYWNDRAKAQSLANRWGRPEDVAEAVAFLTSPSASFVSGQTINVNGGFNRRFDRE, from the coding sequence ATGACAGGCATTGTCGTAACCGGAGCGTCCAGTGGCATTGGACGTGCCATTGCGCTTCGCCTGGCTGAAGGTCGCGTCCTTACCCCGGAATCCGAGTCAGAAAACCTCAACCCAGGTTCGCCCGATCAACTACTGGCTTCCGAGTTTGCGACAAGGATGATCGTGCACTACCGATCCAACCGAAACGGTGCGGAAGAAACGGCAGCAAGGGTCCGCGATCTTGGCGTCCATTGCCACAAACTCCAAGCCGACCTGAGCGACAGCGATCAGGTCAGCCGTTTAGTCGAAGAGTCCTTTGCACATCTTGGAAGAGTCTCAACCTGGGTGAACAATGCTGGCGTGGACGTACTAACGGGGGCCGCCAAGGAATGGTCGTTTGATCAAAAGCTTCGAAGGCTGCTGGATGTCGACGTTTGTGGAACCATCTCTTTGTCCAGACTGGTCGGCGACCGGCTTCTGAAACAGTTCGAGCAGTATCCTGCGGAACCACCGCCCAACATGGTCTTCGTCGGCTGGGATCAAGCACCCCACGGAATGGAGGGGGATGCTGGCATGATGTTCGGCCCCGTCAAAGCCGCGGTGATGGCGTTCGCCAACAGCCTTGCCCAATCACTTGCTCCACGGGTGCGGGTCAACACTGTCGCCCCCGGATGGATCCAAACCGCATGGGGCGAAACGGCCCAAGGCTATTGGAACGACCGCGCCAAAGCACAATCACTGGCCAATCGCTGGGGGCGTCCGGAAGACGTCGCCGAAGCGGTCGCTTTCCTGACATCGCCATCCGCCAGCTTCGTGTCTGGCCAGACGATCAATGTCAACGGAGGCTTCAACCGCCGATTCGATCGAGAGTAG
- a CDS encoding sigma-54-dependent transcriptional regulator, translated as MPSDPRILLVDDDFHLAASLADWLRDVGFDVDTARDFNEAKSCLAERSFELIITDLRLGDQDGFDLVRYASKHHTETAVLVMTGYATPDTAVEAVRAGAFDLLTKPVIDDELLLAIDRAINHHQIEKENESLRQQLDRRAGLENILSHDYRMLKIFDVIDSVADAKASILITGENGTGKSMIARAIHNRSARRGGPFVEVACGALPDNLLESELFGHVAGAYTGAHSDRKGKFELADGGTLFLDEIGTATPAMQVKLLRVLQEFQFEPLGGMETRKADTRVILATNDHLETAVSQGTFRQDLYYRINVVNIVLPSLRERPGDIPLLVDHFLREAAEAASREVESFTRDALNALQSYAWPGNVRQLENVVERAVLLSSGKNLGLEDLPPEVLGNAMATSANGVQHTGMGIGFGQTAPETEASHGPIVSCMAGQSLRDALEAPEREIILQSLRRHNWNRVATADELEINRTTLYKKMKRLGLDDPRLQYAM; from the coding sequence ATGCCTAGCGATCCTCGCATCCTGCTTGTTGACGACGACTTTCATCTTGCCGCCTCGCTCGCCGATTGGTTGCGAGACGTCGGGTTCGACGTCGACACGGCTCGTGACTTCAACGAAGCCAAGAGTTGTTTAGCCGAACGATCGTTCGAACTGATCATCACTGATTTGCGACTGGGCGATCAGGATGGTTTTGACTTGGTCCGATACGCGTCCAAGCATCACACCGAGACCGCTGTCCTGGTAATGACAGGATACGCCACCCCGGATACTGCCGTCGAAGCGGTCCGTGCGGGTGCATTCGATCTGTTGACGAAGCCGGTAATCGACGACGAGTTGTTGTTGGCGATCGACCGAGCCATCAACCATCACCAAATCGAAAAAGAAAACGAGTCACTGCGACAGCAACTCGATCGGCGTGCGGGACTGGAAAACATCCTCAGCCACGACTATCGAATGCTGAAGATATTCGACGTGATCGATTCGGTTGCCGATGCCAAAGCATCTATCTTGATCACCGGCGAAAACGGTACCGGTAAGAGCATGATCGCTCGGGCAATTCACAACCGTAGTGCCCGGCGTGGCGGCCCGTTTGTGGAAGTTGCCTGCGGAGCACTTCCAGACAACCTGCTTGAAAGTGAACTGTTCGGTCACGTGGCGGGTGCTTACACCGGTGCCCATTCCGACCGCAAAGGTAAGTTTGAACTGGCCGACGGCGGCACGTTGTTTCTGGACGAAATCGGAACCGCGACGCCGGCAATGCAGGTCAAGTTGCTGCGAGTGCTGCAGGAGTTTCAATTCGAACCACTCGGTGGAATGGAAACCCGCAAAGCCGACACCCGAGTCATTTTGGCTACCAACGACCATCTCGAAACCGCAGTCAGCCAAGGGACGTTCCGGCAAGACCTGTACTACCGAATCAACGTTGTGAACATCGTCCTGCCTTCTCTTCGCGAACGCCCGGGCGATATTCCTCTGTTGGTCGATCATTTCCTGCGTGAGGCCGCTGAGGCTGCGTCGCGCGAAGTCGAATCGTTCACACGAGATGCGTTGAATGCTTTGCAATCGTACGCCTGGCCCGGAAACGTTCGCCAGCTCGAGAACGTCGTCGAGCGAGCCGTCTTGCTAAGTAGCGGGAAAAATCTGGGTCTGGAAGATTTGCCACCGGAAGTTCTCGGCAACGCAATGGCCACATCCGCCAACGGTGTCCAGCACACTGGCATGGGGATTGGATTTGGCCAAACCGCTCCCGAAACGGAAGCCAGCCACGGCCCTATCGTTTCATGCATGGCAGGCCAAAGCCTGCGAGACGCACTGGAAGCTCCCGAGCGTGAGATCATTCTGCAATCACTACGGCGCCACAACTGGAATCGCGTTGCGACCGCCGACGAGTTGGAGATCAATCGCACGACACTCTATAAGAAAATGAAACGACTCGGTCTCGATGATCCGCGTCTTCAGTACGCGATGTGA
- the csrA gene encoding carbon storage regulator CsrA, which yields MLVLTRKINEQIKIGNDITITIIKLRNNQVRIGIDAPREVRVIRGELETGAVESATAKGDTKPAAKSPKSTQPVASASSAPTNRMTAYIDVDMTPEEAAQTFSQAASQIRNPIVDGMMSADEVIAQAEAEKADTTVVEEVSPSLKIISGKVRTTSRQSKTNLRAPLSDFFSAT from the coding sequence ATGTTGGTTCTTACACGGAAGATTAACGAGCAAATCAAGATCGGCAACGACATCACGATCACCATCATCAAACTACGCAACAATCAGGTTCGCATCGGCATCGACGCTCCTCGTGAAGTCCGCGTCATCCGCGGCGAATTGGAAACCGGTGCCGTGGAATCGGCGACTGCGAAGGGCGACACTAAGCCCGCCGCTAAATCCCCAAAATCGACTCAACCGGTTGCGTCGGCATCTTCGGCACCAACCAACCGCATGACCGCCTACATCGACGTGGACATGACTCCCGAAGAAGCCGCTCAAACATTCAGCCAAGCCGCATCGCAAATTCGCAACCCCATCGTTGATGGAATGATGTCAGCCGATGAGGTCATTGCTCAAGCCGAAGCCGAGAAAGCGGATACGACCGTCGTTGAAGAAGTCAGCCCATCGCTCAAGATCATCAGCGGCAAAGTTCGCACCACGTCTCGTCAATCGAAAACCAACCTACGAGCTCCCTTGTCGGATTTCTTCAGTGCCACCTAA